In Aethina tumida isolate Nest 87 chromosome 2, icAetTumi1.1, whole genome shotgun sequence, the DNA window aataaaattatcttttaaattaagaaaaaccatagtaaaaattattactcaattttgatcagtaataaaattattaaattaattaataaatgtttgttttgttcttaaaaaacaacaaaacaagtTATACCTACATTTTTAGTGGTTATTCTACCGGTAAATGTTGGACCACACCTAAAATTCGAAAACCAAATGTTCTCAAGGCTCAGTATGATACCCATGACAACTATTCTCCTGCTATATAAAGACTGCACTCCACTTCAGTCATCATACAGTTTTTCGTCACAGATCGAAAAAGGTAGCCCAATTTCAAAATGAAGGTAAGCtatcaaaaagtaaaatatataatgtactgattaattatggaatgtataattgttttttaggtATTCGTAGCTTTGTTCGCCCTCGTAGCCGTCGCCTCCGCCGGAGTGTTGTTGCCCCAATCCTACGGCTACGGATTGGGATCCTCCCTGTTGGCTGCTCCCCTTAGCTACGCCGCCTCCCCACTCGCCTACTCCGCCCCACTCGCCTACTCCGGCTCAATTGCCCACCATGCCCCACTTGCCTACTCTGCCCCCATTGTAGCTGCCGCCCCAGCCATCCAATCTGGGTGAGTTTAACTAACTAAATGGTTATTGCTTAAATGAaagctaatattttattgttttatagatACGTTGCCGCCACCCGTGGATCCATCCACACCGCCCCACTTCCGGAAGGTCCTTTGGCCGCCAGCCACCACATCAACACTGCCCCAGCTCCTGGTACTTGGTAAATTTGTAACAAAgaagtgtaaataaaaattatataaaaatttaattcgatgTCTTTTATTCCactattaagttaaattagaatatatcaaaattttaaaaaaataacacattttaaacacCACTGTAAgacaatttaaactaaaaaataaaaaaattattgtattttatatttactttgaattcccccttattaattttataccattaattacaataaaaacttattccatttagtaaaaaaacttgtataacctgtgatatttttatattgggcgtagaacatttttgtataataattactgtaattaattttgttattcgtTCTAAAAgctatgttaaaatttttcttaggGTGGGCCAAAAAATCCACTACTTTTTCTTCTGGCCAAAAGTTAGTTCTTAGACACCTTTAAAAATTGCTCTCCAAAGATGACCTCTTGATTTTAACAGGAAGGTCCTCTtcatctcagttttccatATGGTAAATTCCATATCTCGTCATTACTTCATGGTACAGACAATTTCTATTAACGttttttgtaagaaattgaatgctctacaaaaaaggtgttatacaattttttcataacttttaccgtttagaag includes these proteins:
- the LOC109600599 gene encoding cuticle protein 16.5-like isoform X2, which produces MKVFVALFALVAVASAGVLLPQSYGYGLGSSLLAAPLSYAASPLAYSAPLAYSGSIAHHAPLAYSAPIVAAAPAIQSGYVAATRGSIHTAPLPEGPLAASHHINTAPAPGTW
- the LOC109600599 gene encoding cuticle protein 16.5-like isoform X4, yielding MKVFVALFALVAVASAGVLLPQSYGYGLGSSLLAAPLSYAASPLAYSAPLAYSGSIAHHAPLAYSAPIVAAAPAIQSGYVAATRGSIHTAPLPEGPLAASHHINTAPAPGTW